One window from the genome of Acaryochloris thomasi RCC1774 encodes:
- a CDS encoding M28 family peptidase produces the protein MRRAKWVRWGQVLGLFAIALSLTLIACNSIAPPTDPIPTAAPASPAPIPEPTASAQPPAPQVSIERLMGHMEALNHERFTEDDRRRTRDYASEVLQAEGWVISEQTFDTGVNLVAQRPDADPSAEKILVAAHYDSVRGSPGADDNASGVAAALEVASILGNRPTNRTLQIVLFDQEEAQLVGSSAYVEEARNLENVAGVVVLEMLGYACYTEGCQQQPAGLSIATPSKVGDFLAVVGDTEHRPLLEAFERTDANLPTTLTLPVPAKGLLSPMLLLSDHTPFWFKNVGAVMVTDTAFLRNPHYHRSSDTPDTFDRDFFQGVTQIVANATSGLLAGQTPLLTPRP, from the coding sequence GTGCGTCGAGCAAAGTGGGTAAGATGGGGACAAGTCTTAGGATTATTTGCGATCGCACTTTCCCTAACGCTGATCGCCTGCAACAGCATTGCCCCCCCAACAGACCCCATCCCTACAGCAGCCCCGGCAAGCCCAGCCCCCATTCCAGAACCGACAGCATCGGCTCAGCCCCCAGCTCCACAGGTGAGTATTGAGCGATTGATGGGGCATATGGAAGCCCTCAATCATGAGCGATTTACAGAGGACGATCGCCGACGCACCCGTGACTACGCTTCAGAGGTTCTGCAAGCCGAGGGATGGGTGATCAGTGAACAAACCTTTGACACCGGCGTTAATCTTGTCGCCCAACGTCCCGATGCCGATCCCAGCGCAGAGAAAATCCTAGTCGCCGCCCACTATGACAGCGTTAGAGGATCTCCAGGCGCAGACGACAATGCCAGCGGCGTGGCCGCAGCGCTCGAAGTCGCCAGCATTTTAGGCAACCGCCCTACAAACCGGACGCTGCAGATTGTTCTCTTTGATCAAGAAGAAGCTCAATTAGTGGGCAGCTCCGCCTATGTCGAAGAAGCTCGCAATCTAGAAAATGTAGCAGGGGTTGTCGTTCTGGAAATGCTGGGCTATGCCTGCTATACAGAGGGATGCCAGCAACAACCCGCAGGCTTGTCCATCGCCACCCCCAGTAAAGTCGGTGACTTTCTCGCCGTCGTCGGAGACACCGAACATCGCCCACTGTTAGAAGCCTTTGAACGAACGGATGCCAATCTGCCCACTACCTTGACCCTACCGGTCCCCGCAAAAGGCCTACTGTCCCCCATGTTGCTGCTGAGCGACCACACCCCCTTTTGGTTCAAGAACGTGGGTGCCGTCATGGTCACAGATACCGCCTTCTTGCGGAATCCTCACTACCATCGCAGTAGCGACACCCCTGACACCTTCGACCGCGACTTTTTCCAGGGCGTAACGCAAATAGTCGCCAACGCCACCTCTGGCCTCTTAGCTGGACAAACCCCACTACTCACGCCTCGCCCTTAA
- the psbD gene encoding photosystem II D2 protein (photosystem q(a) protein) gives MTIAVGRGQERGWFDVLDDWLKRDRFVFIGWSGVLLFPTAFLALGGWFTGTTFVTSWYSHGLASSYLEGCNFLTVAISTPPDSLGHSLLLPWGPEAQGNLTRWFQLGGLWTFVALHGAISLVGFMLRQFEIARLVGVRPYNAIAFSAPIAVFVSVFLMYPLGQSSWFFAPSFGVAGIFRFILFVQGFHNFTLNPFHMMGVAGVLGGALLCAIHGATVENTLFEDGSESSTFGAFNPTQAEETYSMVTANRFWSQIFGIAFSNKRWLHFFMLFVPVTGLWMASIGIVGIALNLRSYDFISQEVRAAEDPEFETFYTKNILLNEGLRAWMAPQDQPHENFIFPEEVLPRGNAL, from the coding sequence ATGACCATAGCAGTCGGACGCGGCCAAGAGCGAGGATGGTTTGACGTCCTCGACGACTGGCTCAAGCGTGATCGGTTCGTCTTTATTGGTTGGTCCGGCGTTTTACTATTCCCCACCGCCTTTTTGGCACTGGGTGGATGGTTTACCGGCACAACCTTCGTTACATCTTGGTATTCCCACGGTCTTGCCAGCTCCTACCTAGAGGGCTGCAACTTTTTGACCGTTGCCATTTCCACACCTCCCGATAGCTTAGGGCACTCCCTCTTACTACCTTGGGGACCCGAAGCACAGGGTAACCTGACCCGCTGGTTCCAGCTGGGCGGCCTGTGGACTTTTGTGGCACTGCACGGTGCCATTTCACTGGTGGGCTTCATGCTGCGTCAGTTTGAGATTGCGCGTCTTGTCGGCGTGCGTCCTTACAACGCCATTGCCTTTAGTGCACCCATTGCAGTTTTTGTCTCAGTCTTTTTGATGTACCCCTTGGGCCAGTCAAGCTGGTTCTTTGCACCGAGCTTTGGTGTCGCGGGCATCTTTAGATTCATTCTGTTTGTTCAAGGTTTCCACAACTTCACCCTCAACCCCTTTCACATGATGGGCGTTGCCGGTGTGTTGGGTGGCGCGCTTCTATGTGCGATTCACGGTGCCACAGTGGAGAACACCTTGTTTGAAGACGGTTCAGAGTCCAGCACTTTTGGTGCCTTCAACCCGACTCAAGCAGAAGAGACCTATTCAATGGTCACAGCAAACCGTTTCTGGTCACAGATTTTCGGTATTGCTTTCTCCAACAAGCGCTGGCTGCACTTCTTCATGCTGTTTGTACCGGTTACCGGTCTATGGATGGCATCGATTGGAATTGTGGGTATTGCTTTGAACCTGCGTAGCTACGACTTCATCTCTCAGGAAGTCAGAGCGGCAGAAGACCCTGAGTTTGAGACGTTCTACACCAAGAATATTCTGCTCAACGAAGGTCTGCGTGCCTGGATGGCTCCGCAAGACCAGCCTCATGAAAACTTCATCTTCCCTGAAGAAGTACTGCCTCGCGGTAATGCTCTCTAA
- a CDS encoding TPM domain-containing protein: MLASTPFKIQCAGFASAAAIASSTLPAIAVSIEQVPNPRQNNGGWVTDMADVLSAPTELKLNQMISELEAENSSEIAVVTVPETSPSKSPKTFATELFNTWGIGKKGKDNGVLFLVSKGDRRVEIETGYGIEPILPNTEVKQLIDDQIIPSLKQDHFDQGVLSGTSVLVTALQNKDSGRSSRPWSTWIKQWWKIMLFGILWLCSLFFNRGSSHNHHAGSSGGGFGGGSSGGGGAGGGF, from the coding sequence ATGCTAGCTTCTACGCCCTTCAAAATTCAGTGTGCAGGTTTTGCAAGTGCTGCAGCCATTGCGAGTTCAACTTTGCCTGCGATCGCCGTTTCTATTGAACAAGTTCCCAACCCGCGACAGAACAATGGTGGTTGGGTCACTGATATGGCTGATGTTTTGAGCGCGCCGACAGAGCTGAAGCTTAATCAGATGATCTCAGAGCTAGAGGCTGAAAATAGTAGTGAGATTGCAGTGGTCACGGTCCCAGAGACTTCTCCCTCGAAATCTCCAAAGACATTTGCAACCGAGTTGTTTAATACTTGGGGGATTGGTAAAAAAGGGAAAGATAATGGCGTCTTATTTTTGGTCTCAAAGGGCGATCGTAGAGTAGAAATTGAGACCGGCTATGGCATCGAACCCATCTTGCCCAATACCGAAGTGAAGCAGCTCATTGACGATCAGATTATCCCCAGTCTCAAGCAAGATCACTTTGATCAAGGCGTTCTTTCGGGAACATCGGTTTTAGTCACAGCATTGCAAAACAAGGACTCAGGTCGTTCGAGCCGCCCCTGGTCTACGTGGATTAAGCAATGGTGGAAGATAATGCTCTTCGGTATTTTATGGTTATGCTCTCTATTCTTTAATCGAGGAAGTAGCCACAATCATCATGCAGGGAGTAGCGGTGGAGGTTTTGGAGGTGGTTCCAGTGGAGGTGGGGGTGCTGGAGGTGGTTTTTAG
- a CDS encoding ABC transporter substrate-binding protein — translation MHIIVLRLRGQLSEGVQAALEWRTEGSFQTQGTLLGTLTPNTDLTTLYADWHGYYCNLGEATRLEFEAASAQSLNLRRKKQQAKQQCDAAAQQLESRFRQWLNASGDFQRITRQLSEVYGASEDIRLLIRTDNPELQRLPWHLWDQLQRHDRQIPISLGSLEYQQGQASTLTSPVRVLAILGCDRNLNLTPDLEILNAIPHIELTCLEQPNRHQVAQALMHEQGWDILFFAGHSRTEDQRGILSINETDSFTSKELHHHLRIAAASGLKICIFNSCDGLGLARHLSDLKIPYVIYMREPVPDPVAHRFFQSFIQQFSIAGRSIHHAVLAAQHDLEALQDRFPYATWLPTLFQQPQATALTWPQAPTVPNRLLKPLRLWAKCGGILGAVAAGILLVAQPWRNPLTHPLQGDYISTGEEILGSRPVHKVKAVRLLAQAKYQEGIQKLLESWQDDGADPETLIYLNNAIIDASQIKHHTIAVSVPFLHRQDNNQISSHALAYQLLRGIAQAQTEANLNLGKLPKPLDVSFLKPNPVGDQIGLKVVIADDWNVADQAQQRARDLVSNPRIMGVVGHYASDMSEPTIPIYREHQVPVISPGSTAKDLVQMGGGYFFRTVPVTTVEATSVANHLIKTNQKKVMIYYNPQSPFTHSFWDDFKDIYQQAGGQIVRQVQQNDPLSDLASPGFDPEDAIATLAQYGNPSEIAILLVPDGEVSPAQENAFQLIAANAGRHAIVGSWGIHNAKTLEVLPNVRQPSLVVSVPWHPATSPNPDFPKHTAQLWGTSIQGQTALTYDATRAMIAALRTQTQPSPTGTRNALADPSFSVWGATGKIAFEKSGDRKFPPQVLIEPLQCNSKIDFVPLDNTCQTETQKQESFS, via the coding sequence ATGCATATTATCGTGCTGAGGCTGCGGGGCCAACTGTCTGAAGGGGTCCAAGCTGCACTGGAGTGGCGCACAGAAGGAAGCTTTCAAACCCAGGGCACCCTGCTGGGCACTTTGACACCGAATACCGATCTAACGACTCTCTATGCAGACTGGCACGGATACTACTGCAATTTGGGTGAAGCCACTCGACTCGAATTTGAAGCGGCCTCAGCACAGAGTCTGAATCTAAGGCGCAAAAAGCAGCAGGCTAAGCAGCAGTGTGATGCTGCTGCCCAGCAATTGGAGAGTCGCTTTCGGCAATGGCTCAACGCCTCTGGAGATTTTCAGCGCATCACTCGTCAGCTTTCTGAAGTTTATGGTGCTTCTGAGGATATCCGGCTGCTGATTCGAACGGATAACCCTGAGCTGCAGCGGCTACCGTGGCATCTTTGGGATCAGTTACAGCGACACGATCGCCAAATTCCTATTTCGCTAGGTTCTCTAGAGTATCAGCAGGGTCAGGCCAGTACCTTGACCTCTCCGGTGCGGGTGTTGGCAATATTGGGATGCGATCGCAACCTTAACCTAACCCCAGACCTAGAAATCCTCAATGCGATTCCCCACATCGAGCTAACCTGTCTCGAACAGCCTAATCGTCATCAAGTTGCTCAAGCCCTCATGCATGAACAGGGCTGGGATATCTTATTCTTCGCTGGCCACAGCCGCACAGAAGACCAGCGAGGCATCTTATCCATTAACGAGACCGATAGCTTTACCTCGAAAGAACTCCATCATCATCTAAGGATCGCAGCCGCCAGTGGACTGAAAATCTGCATCTTCAATTCCTGTGATGGTTTAGGATTAGCGCGTCATCTCTCAGATCTAAAGATTCCCTACGTCATCTACATGCGAGAGCCGGTCCCTGATCCGGTCGCCCACCGTTTTTTCCAGTCTTTTATCCAACAGTTCTCAATTGCGGGTCGCTCAATTCACCACGCGGTGCTGGCGGCCCAGCATGATCTAGAGGCTCTTCAAGATCGTTTTCCCTATGCAACTTGGCTACCGACCCTCTTCCAGCAGCCTCAGGCTACTGCTCTGACTTGGCCTCAGGCCCCTACTGTGCCGAACAGATTACTCAAGCCTCTTCGTCTTTGGGCAAAATGTGGGGGAATTCTGGGTGCTGTCGCTGCGGGCATTCTACTCGTAGCACAGCCCTGGAGAAATCCATTAACTCATCCGCTGCAAGGTGACTACATCAGCACGGGCGAGGAGATTCTAGGGTCTCGTCCGGTTCACAAAGTTAAAGCAGTTCGTTTGCTGGCCCAGGCAAAGTATCAAGAGGGTATCCAGAAACTACTGGAATCTTGGCAAGACGATGGAGCCGATCCTGAAACGCTGATCTATCTCAACAATGCGATCATAGATGCCTCTCAAATCAAGCACCACACGATTGCCGTGAGCGTTCCATTTCTGCATCGTCAAGATAACAACCAAATTTCAAGTCACGCATTGGCTTATCAACTCCTTCGAGGCATTGCCCAGGCCCAGACAGAGGCCAATCTCAATCTAGGTAAGCTGCCAAAACCGCTAGATGTCTCATTTCTGAAACCAAACCCTGTGGGTGACCAAATCGGTCTCAAAGTTGTGATTGCCGATGACTGGAACGTGGCCGATCAAGCTCAGCAGCGAGCACGGGATCTAGTCTCTAACCCGAGGATTATGGGGGTGGTGGGTCACTACGCTAGCGACATGTCTGAACCTACAATCCCCATCTATCGGGAGCATCAGGTTCCGGTCATTTCGCCGGGTTCGACAGCCAAGGATCTGGTGCAAATGGGTGGGGGATACTTTTTCCGTACGGTTCCGGTCACAACGGTGGAAGCAACGTCTGTCGCGAACCATCTGATCAAAACCAATCAGAAAAAAGTGATGATTTACTACAACCCTCAGAGTCCCTTTACCCACTCTTTTTGGGATGACTTCAAGGACATCTATCAGCAAGCAGGCGGCCAGATCGTTCGGCAGGTGCAGCAAAACGATCCACTCTCAGATTTAGCTAGCCCTGGATTTGATCCTGAAGATGCGATCGCAACCCTAGCCCAATACGGCAACCCCAGTGAGATTGCAATCCTGCTGGTTCCAGACGGCGAAGTCTCTCCGGCTCAGGAGAACGCCTTTCAACTGATTGCTGCCAACGCCGGACGCCACGCCATCGTCGGTTCGTGGGGAATCCACAACGCTAAAACCTTAGAAGTGCTGCCGAATGTACGCCAGCCATCCCTTGTCGTCTCTGTCCCCTGGCATCCTGCCACTAGCCCCAACCCAGATTTCCCCAAGCACACAGCCCAACTGTGGGGCACCTCGATTCAAGGACAAACGGCCCTGACCTATGATGCAACGCGTGCCATGATTGCTGCCTTGCGGACCCAGACTCAACCTAGTCCGACAGGAACCCGTAATGCCCTAGCTGACCCTAGCTTCAGTGTTTGGGGGGCAACCGGGAAGATTGCCTTTGAGAAGAGTGGCGATCGCAAGTTCCCTCCACAGGTATTGATTGAGCCCCTGCAGTGCAACTCAAAAATAGATTTCGTACCCCTTGACAATACCTGTCAAACAGAAACTCAGAAACAAGAGTCTTTTTCCTGA
- a CDS encoding DUF1822 family protein yields MTSSTSISGFPVPLTSKAWNIAQKQVQPQFDADHNQQQFRNGLAVYAVDFYLKCMAFEVEPRHSSILSQLLEGADLVVKDMGRLECCPIQAGETTFQVPVDAWCDRIAYVMVQIEDHLEQAQILGFNPQPIPPSGKIFLSQLQPIEALPQYLHESQTTVLSQVWAWAREQGNILVESAVGAFHGWQLSQDFTLAEMSLATRSVEAEKLQLSASDLRDQALVSKTIQLHDLNVEVIMALSPKAEGSFKIELVIEAEQPLPSNLQLAVVDAAGQTFQQLSPTSSGDLIPRPFSAALDERFYLQLSYGEAQHVENFVI; encoded by the coding sequence ATGACCTCTTCAACTTCAATCTCAGGTTTTCCGGTTCCGCTGACTTCTAAAGCCTGGAACATTGCCCAAAAACAGGTACAGCCGCAGTTCGATGCCGATCACAATCAGCAGCAGTTTCGCAATGGTCTAGCGGTTTATGCCGTTGATTTTTATCTGAAATGCATGGCCTTTGAGGTTGAACCGCGCCACAGTTCCATTCTTTCCCAGCTGCTAGAGGGAGCAGATCTCGTGGTCAAAGATATGGGCCGACTGGAGTGCTGCCCGATCCAGGCTGGCGAGACAACCTTTCAGGTGCCGGTGGATGCTTGGTGCGATCGCATCGCCTACGTAATGGTGCAGATTGAAGATCATCTTGAGCAGGCTCAAATTCTAGGCTTTAATCCTCAGCCCATTCCACCCAGCGGAAAAATTTTCCTTAGTCAGCTTCAGCCTATTGAAGCACTCCCTCAGTACCTGCATGAGAGTCAAACTACGGTCCTAAGTCAAGTCTGGGCCTGGGCAAGAGAACAAGGGAATATACTGGTAGAGTCTGCTGTGGGAGCATTCCACGGGTGGCAGCTATCGCAAGACTTCACGTTGGCAGAGATGAGCCTCGCCACTCGCAGCGTTGAGGCTGAGAAGCTCCAGTTATCTGCTTCTGACCTTCGTGATCAGGCGTTGGTGTCCAAAACGATTCAGCTCCATGATCTTAATGTGGAAGTGATCATGGCTCTATCGCCGAAAGCAGAGGGTAGCTTCAAAATTGAACTAGTCATTGAGGCTGAGCAGCCACTGCCCAGTAATCTACAGCTTGCCGTTGTCGATGCCGCCGGACAGACCTTTCAGCAGCTCTCGCCAACGAGTAGTGGTGACCTGATTCCTCGACCCTTTAGTGCGGCTCTCGATGAACGTTTCTATCTTCAACTGAGCTATGGCGAGGCCCAACACGTTGAAAATTTTGTCATTTAG